GCATCCACTCCTGCACGCCGTGCCCGACGCCGCCGACGAAGCGCGAAGGGAAGAGCCTGGCCAGGTTGGCGAACTCCATGGCCAGCAGCATCGGGTTGCGCAGCGGCGCGGGCGCGATGCCCAGGCCGACCCGCAGCGCCGAGGTGGCCGCGAGCGCGGCGGCCGCCGAGGTGAGGCCGCCGGTCCAGCCGAGATCCTCGACCACCCAGAGGTCGTCGACCTTCGAGTCGAGCGCACGCGCGAACGGGATCAGCCGCTCGGGCGGCAGGTCGCGGTCGAACATCACGCCAAGTCTCATCGGGACCCCTCCAGTGTCGACGCGTCCACCATCCTGGCGGATGGAGATCACGCCCGCGCGGCGGGGGTCAGGCGGCCAGCGCCTGGCGCGCGCCGTCGACGGAGTCGCTGAGCTCGAAGTGGCGGTCGAGGTTCGTGATCGCCAGAAGGTGGTGGATCATCCCTGGGCCGACCACCAGGATGAGCCTGCCGTGCAGGTCCTTGATCCTGGTCAGCGTCGAGACCAGCAGGCCCAGGCCCACGGAGTCGCAGAACGGCACCTCGGTCAGGTCGATGGCCAGCTGCGGACCGCGCATGGGCGCCAGGACCCGGTCGAGCTCCTCGCGCAGGCGGGGGACGGCCGCCAGATCCAGGTCACCGACTGCTTGGACTAGAGCGAACCGACCATCCGTCCACGACCTGACCACCATGGTAAGAAACTGCCCATAGAACGCCGTATTATCCGGCTTTCTTGCAGATGTTCTGACTCGCCGTTCGGGTGGTGGGTGTGATCTGCGGGGAAGGGGAGGCGGACGGCGTGGCGGCCGACTTCGGCTTGCGCACCTTCGGCTGGTCCTGGCCCACGACCACCTCGATGCCGTCGACGCCGGTCTGCTTCAGCTCGGCCCCGGGGATCGCGGCGGCCACGGTCTTCGCGGCGTTCTCCATGCCCTCGCCGTAGCGCACGACGGTCTTCGCGAAGTCCTTCCGCGTGGTGTTGCCGGGTACGCCCGGCACCTTGAACCCGGCGGCGAGCAGCCCCGCCTTGGTGCGCGCGCCGAGCCCGGTGATGAGCGTGCCGTTGAGCACCTTGACCTTGATCTGGTCGGGCGGCACGGACCTGACGGACTGCGTGGGCAGGACCGACGGCTTCGGAGCCGGCTTGGCGAGGTCCTGGTCGGCGCCGATGCGCCGGAACAGGTCGGCGGCCCGCTCCTTGTCCCAGAGCACGGCCGACTCGCCGGTCGGCGTCTTGAAGTCGACGTCGGTCAGCGGCACGCTGGCGAACTTCACGTCGTCGAGCGAGACGTCCTTGAGCTGCTCGACCAGCGGCACGAGCCCGTCGTCGGGGTCCACCTTGATCGTGGCGAGCGAGGAGTTGACGAAGGAGATCAGGTTTGCCGGGTTGGACAGCGCCTTGCTCAGCATCGCCGAGATGACCTGCTGCTGGCGGTCGATGCGGTCGAGGTCGGAGCGGGCGGTCGCCCTGGTGCGGGCGTAGCCGAGCGCTCTGGCGCCGTCGAGCTGGTGGGTGCCGGCGGCGAGGTTGAGCCCCGTCTTGGGGTCGTTGATGGGCACGGGCGTGCAGACGGTCACCCCGCCGAGCCGGTCGACCACGTTGACGAAGCCGAGGACGTTCACCTCGATGTACCTGGTGATCGGCAGCCCCGTCGCCTGCTGCACGGTCTGGCGGGCCAGCTTGGCGCCGCCGAACTGGTATGCGGAGTTGATCTTGTGCTGGCCCTTGCCGGGAATGGTCGTCCAGGTGTCGCGCGGCAGGCTGACCACGGTCACCTTGCGGTGGTCGGCCGACAGATGGATCAGCATCATCGTGTCGGTCCGCTCGCCGGTCTCACGGCCGAGCTTGAGCCGGTTCTGCTCCTTGCGGGTGAGGTCGTCGCGCTTGTCGACGCCGACCAGCAGGATGTTCATCGGCCCCGAGGGCGCCTGCTCGGTGCCGCCCAGCCCGGCGTCGACCGAGCCGATCTTCTGCGGCGTGGCCCACACCCAGCCGGTGCCAGCCAGGACGAGCGCCGACATGGAGCCGGCGAGGATCAGGTTGCGCCGCCTCGCCCTCGCCCCCCTGCCGGGTTTACGCGGAGGTCGGCGTCCGGCGAGCCTGACGCTCCCAGGAGCGTCACCGCCCACGGCAACAGCCGCGTCATCCTCCTCCAAGGCACCCCTCCAAACACCGCAGGGATTGCTCTCCTCCCCTCGTCGTACAGTAGCGTGAGGCCCGCCATGAAGCAGTTCCCCGACTCGCCCGCGCAGCCCGCGTTCCCACAGACGCGCGCCTGGCCGGCGATCTCCGTCGTGATGCCGATCCTCAACGAGGAACGGCACCTGCGCGAGGCCGTCGACCAGATCCTCGCCCAGGCCTACCCAGGCCCCATCGAAGTCGTGCTCGCCGTCGGACCCTCACGCGACCGCACCCAGGAGGTGGCCGACGCGATCGCGGCGGCGGACCCCAGGGTGACCGTGGTGGCCAACCCGACGGGACGCACCCCCAACGCGCTCAACGCCGCCATCGGCGCCTCCCGCCACGAGATCATCGCCAGGGTCGACGGGCATGCCATGCTCCCCGACGACTACCTCAGGGTGGCGGTCGAGACGCTGGAGGAGACCGGAGCCGACAACGTCGGCGGCGTCATGGCGGCCGAGGGCGTCACCGCCTTCGAGCAGGCCGTCGCCCGCGCGATGACCTCCAAGATCGGCGTCGGCTCGGCCGCCTTCCACGTGGGCGGCACGGCGGGCCCCGCCGACACCGTCTACCTGGGCGTGTTCAGGCGCTCGGCCCTGAAGCGGGTCGGCGGCTACGACGAGCACTTCCAGCGCGCCCAAGACTGGGAGATGAACCACCGCATCCGCGAGAGCGGCGGCCTGGTGTGGTTCCAGCCCAGGATGCGCGTCACCTACCGGCCGAGGCCCAACCTCAGAGCCCTGGCCAAGCAGTACTTCCACTACGGCAGGTGGCGGCGCGTCGTGGCGCGCACCCACGAGGGCACGATCAACCTGCGCTACCTCGCGCCGCCGGCCGTCGTCGTCGCGATCGTGGCGGGCTTGCTGGTCTCGCCGTTCTTCCCGCTCGCGCTGATCGTCCCCGGCGGGTACATGCTGGCGATCACCGGCGGCTCGGTGCTGACCGGCAGCGGGCTGCCCGCACGGGCCAGGTTCGCGCTGCCGTTCGTCTACGCCACCATGCACCTGTCGTGGGGCTGGGGCTTCCTCACCAGCCCGCGCAAGCTCTCCCGACCCCAGCGCTGACCTCCCGACCCAGCGCTGACCTCCCGACCACCTCCTGGCCCGGCCCCGTGATCACGGGGCCGGGTCACTCGTCGTGGCGAGGACGTCGACGACCTGGCCCGTCAGGCCCGAGGCCAGCAGGTCGACGGATGTCGTGGCGGCGACCACCGGCGATCCCGGACGGCGGGGACTGACGCAGTTCGCCCTGATGCCCTCGCCCGCCCACTCGTCGGCCAGCGCCCGCGTGAGTTCGGCGACGGCGGCCCTGGTCGCCGAGTGCAGCCCGTGGCCCCCGCTCCCGGGACCCGGCGCGGCGTAGAACAGCAACCCGCCGCCCGTCTCCCTCAGATAGGGGTGGGCCGCGCGCGCCACGGTCACCGGCCCGAGCACGTTGACGTTGACGACGTCGGCGACCGCCGCCTCCGAGACCTCCGCCAGCCTGCCCGCGTGCGGCGCCTCGGCCGCGTACACCACGTGGTCGACGCGGCCCACCTCGGCCAGCGCCTTCGCGACGGAGGCGGGGTCCTCCACCCGCACGCCGTCCACCGAGCGGGAGAAGGAGCGCACGACGGCGCCGTGCCCGCGGGCGAGCTCGGCCACCGCCGCGCCGATCCCGGCGGCGTCGCCGAAGACGACCACGCTCCTGCCGTCGAACGCCTCGCGGCGGGCGGCGGGGGAGGCCGCCGGCGCCGTCGAGGCGGCCAGCTGGAAGAGCGCGTCGGCGATGTGCACGTCGACGGGGTGGGTGACCTTGATGTTGCGCTCGCTGCCGGGCACGATCACGATCGGCACCTCGGGCAGGTACCGCAGCACCACGCCGCAGTCGTCGGTGGCCGGCCGGCGGGCGAAGTCAGGGTCGGCGAAGGCCCGCTCGTACGCCTCACGGATCACCGAGAGCCTGAAGCCCTGCGGCGTCTGGACACGACGCAGCCGCGCCCGGTCGGGGATCTCCTGGACGACCTCGCCGCCCGGCCCCGGCGCCGTCACGACGATCGTGTCGGAGCTCGGGATGGCGACCTCGACCGCGCGCGCCTCCTTCAGCGCCTCGACACACTCCGTGATGATCCGGGGCTCCAGCAGCGGCCGTACGGCGTCGTGCAGGAGCACGTCGCACTCGTCGGAGCCGAGCGCGCGTAGCGCCCGCCACGTGGTCTCCGAGCGGGTGGCGCCGCCTTCGAGCACCTGGCTCACCTTGCCGAAGCCGCGCGCGGCGACCAGCTCGGCGACCTCGGCGGTGAAGCCGGGGGTCATCAGCACGACGATCTCGTCGATCTCGGGCGCGGCGTCGAACAGGGCGAGGGTGTGCTCGATGATCGACCGGCCGGCGATCCTGATGAGCTGCTTCGGGGTGCCGAGCCCGACACGCCGACCGACGCCCCCGGCGAGGAGCACTCCCACGGTGCGCAGCCGAGATTCCATACAAAAGAGGGTAATGGTCTCGCGCGTCGCGGCCACGTCCTCGTGATTTGCGGTCAACGGGTCGCTACGCTGGGCAACGCACTCCTCGTATCCGAAGGAGAACCGCGCGTGCCAGAATCCACCACCACCACCCGAGAGGGCCTCACGGCGGCGGCCGTCGTGCTCGCCACGACCCCGGCCGCCCGGCTGTCGTGCGCGGACGGCACCCTGCTCGACCGGATCAACGACCAGCTGCTGATGCTACCCGTGCGCGACGTGCACGTGGTGCCGCAGGGCGGTGGCCTGGGCGCCGACCTGCGCGGCGTGGCCAAGATCGCGCGTATCTCCACGGGCCCGGTCGTCCTCCTGCCGGCCGACCTCATCGCGCACACCGAGGCGCTGGCGGTGCTCGTGGAGCACCCGTCCCGCAACACCGGCGCGCTGGTGAGCACCGACGCCACGGTCGGGCCGCTGCGCCCGCCCGTCAGGATCGCGCGCGGCAGGGTCCTGGCGGCCGGCAGCTCCTACCATGTGGTGCCCGAGGCCAACGCCACCTTCAGAGGCGTCCTGCAGGTCGGCGAGGCCGACCTCGGCACCCTGGCGGACATCGCCGACGAACTGGCCGAGCTGGCCGACACCGGCCGCCTCGGCCCCGTCACCCCGATCGAGGCGATCGACCTGCTGCTGGTCGGCCTCGTGCGCTCAGGGGTGAGCGTGCGCGCCGCGCGGCTCGGGCCGCTGCACGCCGACAGGGTCACCGCCCAGTCCGCCGCGGACCTGGCCGTGACCCGCCTGTCCGACGTCGACGAGGCCAAGGTACGGCTCGACAGCGCGGTCAAGGCCGACGACGGCTTCTTCACCACCTTCTTCGTCAGCTCGTGGTCGCCCCATCTGGTCCGCCTGGCCGCGAAGCTGAAGCTCACGCCCAACGCGGTGACCGGCATCTCCGTCGCCCTGGCGGTGCTGGCGGCGGTGTGGTTCTCGGAGGGCACCAGGGGCGCCCAGATCCTCGGCGCCGCGCTGCTGCTGCTGTCGTTCGTGCTCGACTGCGTGGACGGCCAGCTCGCCCGCTACACCCGCACGTTCTCGCGGCTCGGCGCGTGGGTCGACGCGATGGCCGACCGGCTGAAGGAGTACGTCGTCTACGTCGGTCTCGCCCTCGGCTACTCCGCGGGGCTCGACGCCGGCAACGGAGGGCCCGAGGGGATCTGGCGGCTGGCCGTGGCGGCGATGATCCTCCAGATGCTCAGGCACATGGTCGACTTCTCCTTCAAGGGCGGCATGTCCGACGCCAGGCGCGTCGGCGCCGCGTGGGCCAGGCCGCCGAGGTCGCTGCTGGAGTCGGTGGACGTGGGCCGCGTCGCCGTACCTCGGCAGGGGGTGCTCGGGCTCGCGCAGCGGCTGGAGCGCGAGAAGCTCACCCGATGGGTGAAGAAGGCGGTCGTGCTGCCGATCGGCGAGCGGATGGCGCTGATCGCGCTCACCGCCGCGCTCTTCAACGCCAAGGTGACCTTCATGGCGTTGCTGGCCTGGGGTGGTCTCGCCCTCCTCTACCAACTCGTCGGCAGGATCGCGAGGTCCACCGCATGATCTCCGTGCACATGGTGCCCGTTCCGCGCAGCACCGTGGTCGCCTACCGCGACGACGGGCCGCTCTCGCGCGGCATGGGCGCGCTCGTGGCGGGCCAGCTGCCGCCGCTGCCTCCGGCGATCGCCGGAGCGTTCGTCACCGGCATCCTGCTCCTGGTCGGCGTGGGCGGCACCGACGGGCTCGCGGTGTTCGCGCCCGCCGTGACGCTGCTGCTGGCCGGCCCCGGCAGCTCGCACCCGCACGACGGCAGGCTCGACTGGCTGGTACCCCCGATCCTGCGGATGACCGAGTACGTCTTCGTCGCGGCCGTCTGTTTCGGCCACGACCTGCACCCGGTGCTCATCTTCGCGCTGCTCGGCGCGATGGCCTTCCATCACTACGACCTGGTCTACCGGATCAGGCAGCGCGTCTACCCGCCGCCGTTGCTGGCCACCGCGGGGCTCGGCTGGGACGGGCGGATGCTGGCCGTGGCGGTCGGAGTGATCATCGGCCAGATGACCGCCATGTGCGTGCTGCTGGCCGTCTATCTGTGGTGCCTGTTCGGCTGGGAATCACTGACGTGCTGGCTGGCCGCGCCCCGCTCCGGGGTGGATGCAGCCGAAATGGGAACTCCCGACTAAGTGGGCGTTTGATCCTGTGAGTTCCGTCTGATCGGTGTTTCAGGTGCCTCGCCAGGTTGGGGTGGATTCGCGGGCGAGGCGGCGGGTCATCAGATCGATCATGGCGATGTGAATCATGGCTTCGGATCGAGCGGGCAGGGCCTCGTAGTCGCGGACCAGTCGGCGGTGGAGCATGAGCCAGCCGAGGGTCCGTTCGGCGACCCAGCGGCGGGGCAGGGCGGTGAAGCCCCTGGTGGCAGGGTCGCGGCGGACGACTTCGACGTCGATGCCGAGGGCGGCGCCGCCTTCGATGACCTTGGTGCGGTAGGCGCTGTCGGCCCAGGCCTTGGTGATGGTCGGGTGGTCTTCGGCGACCTGGGTCAGCAGGGGCAGTCCGGCGGCGCCGTCGGAGACGCCGGCGGCGGTGACCAGCACGGCGAGTAGCAGGCCGAGGGTGTCGGTGACGATGCTGCGTTTGCGGCCGGCGATCTTCTTGCCGGCGTCGTAGCCCTGGCTGGCCGCGGGCGCGTTGGCGGAGGTCTTGACGCTCTGAGCGTCGATGATGCAGGCGCTCGGTTCGGGATCGCGGCCTTCGGCGGTGCGCACTAATCGCCGGAGCAGGCCGGTGAGCTGGGTGAAGACCCCGTCTTTCTGCCAGTGGGCGAAGTAGCCGTAGACGGTCTGCCAGGGTGGGTACTCGTGCGGCAGGTAGCGCCAGGGGATGCCGGTGCGGTCGACGTAGAGGATGGCGTTCAGGATGGCGCGCAGGTCGTGCTCGCAGGGGCGGCCGATGTCGAGGCCTGTGCCGCGGCGGTCGGCGCGCCAGGCGCTCAGCACTGGTTCGATGAGCGCCCATCGTGCGTCGGACAGGTCGCTGGGGTACGGTCGCTGCTCGGCCATGCTTCTGGCGTATCGCAGATTGCATGTGCCGCCCAGTCCTGAGTGTCAGCTTTCAATCACATACCGTGACATGCTCGGCATCTTGGGATGAGACAGGACTTTCCTGGATGAGGTCGGCGCTCTGCGAGCTTCTCATCGACATCGCCACGCCGACATGCGCCGAAAGCGCGCAAATTGGGCGGTCAGACGGAGGGACGTACTGGGACCTACATCACCTCCCAGGATTAAACGCCCACTAAGGGTGTGTTTGAGGGTCGCGACCGCTTCGGCGCTCGTTGGCATTGGGTTGAACCTCGCTCACTCCCGCCGAGCTCCTTCGCGCTGTGTCTGAGGGTCGCGACCGCTCGGCGCTCGTTGGGATCGGGTTGAACCTCGCTCACTCCCGCCGAGCTCCTTCGCGCTGTGTGTGAGGGTCGCGACCGCTCGGCGCTCGTTGGCATTGGGTTGAACCTCGCTCACTCCCGCCGAGCTCCTTCGCGCTGTGTGTGAGGGTCGCGACCGCTCGGCGCTCGTTGGCATTGGGTTGAACCTCGCTCACTCCCGCCGAGCTCCTTCGCTCCGGATTACACGATCAGGGCCTCCAGGCAACTAACCTTTGGGGTCTTACGTAGTCATGCTCGACTGAGGAGTGCACGTTGCTGGGAATGGTGCTGGCCGCCGGGGCCGGACGACGCCTGCGGCCGTACACCGACACGCTGCCCAAGGCGCTCGTGCCGGTCGACGGAGAAACCACGATCATGGACATCTCGCTGCGCAACCTCGCCGCGGTGGACCTGCGTGACGTGGTGATCGTGGTCGGATACGCGGCACAGGCCGTACACGAGCGCAAGGCCGACTTCGAACGGCGTTACGGCGTGAAGATCGAGCTCGTGCACAACGACAAGGCCGAGGAGTGGAACAACGCCTACTCCCTGTGGTGCGCGCGCGACCACTTCGCGCAGGGCGCGCTGCTGGTCAACGGCGACACCGTGCACCCCGTCTCGGTGGAGGAGACGCTGCTGTCGGCTCCGGCCACCAGCGACATCCTGCTCGCCGTCGACGACGTCAAGACGCTCGCCGACGAGGAGATGAAGGTGACGCTGCGCGACGGCTCGCTCCAGCGCATCACCAAGCTGATGGACCCCGCCGACGCCTACGGCGAGTACATCGGCGCGACCCTCATCCGACCCGGCGCCGCCCAGAAGCTGGCCGACGCCCTGCAGGCCACCTTCGAGCGCGATCCTCAGCTCTACTACGAGGACGGCTACCAGGAGCTGGTCGAGCGCGGCGAGCAGATCCACGTCGCGCCGATCGGCAAGGTCGAGTGGGTCGAGGTCGACAACCACGACGACCTGAACAAGGCCCGCGACATCGCCGCCCGTTACTAGGGGAGGCTAGATGCCGCTTCTAGCGAGGATGCTGCCCGCCCCCCTGACCATGGAGGTACGGCGGGGCGCGGTCGCGCAGCTCGGCGCGCTGCTGGCCGACAGCAGGGTGGCCACCTCAGGCCGGGTCGCCGTGGCGGTCGGCCCTGGACAGGGCGACCACATCGAGGGTCTCATCGCGCTGACCCTCTCCGAGGCGGAGGTGTTCCGCGTCGCCGACGGCTCGGTCGACGCCGCCGTCTCGCTCGGCGCCGACCTGCGCAAGGGTGCCTACGAGGTGGTCGTCGGGGTGGGCGGCGGCCGCACGATCGACGCCACCAAGTACGCCGCCTCCCTGGCCGGGATCCCCATGGTGGCCGTGGCCACCAACCTCTCCCACGACGGCATCTGCTCGCCGACCGCCTCGCTGGTCTACGAGGGCGGCAAGGGCTCCTTCGGGGTGCCGATGCCGCTGGCCATCCTCGTCGACCTCGACTTCGTGCACACCGCGCCCGACGCGCTCGTCAGGTCGGGCGTGGGCGACGTGGTGAGCAACCTGTCGGCGATCGAGGACTGGCAGCTGGCCAACGTCGAGCGGGGCGAGCCGATCGACGGCCTGGCCTGCTCGATGGCGCGCACCTCGGCCGAGGCGCTGATCGGCCGCAGGGATTCGATCGAATCCGACGCGTTCCTGACCGTTCTCGCCGAATCGCTGATCCTGTCGGGGATGTCCATGGTGATCGCGGGCTCCTCGCGTCCCTCCAGTGGCGGAGATCATGAGATCCTTCATGCCGTGGATCAGCTCTTCCCCGGCACGTCCAACCATGGCGAGCTCGCCGGGATCGGTGCCGCCTTCTGTTTCTTCCTCAGGGAGGACGAGGCCAGGCTGGCGCAGGTGGTCGACTGCCTGAGGCAGCACCAGCTTCCTGTCACGCCGGGCGACATCGGTCTGAGCGTGGAGCAGTTCACCGAGGCCGTCATGCTGGCGCCCTCCACCCGTCCAGGTCGCTACACGATCCTCGAGCACCTGCGGCTGTCGGAGTCAGAGGTTCGCGATCGGGTGGAGAGCTATGTCCGGGCCTTCGGTAGCTGAGCTGCGGGCGGTCGCCCAGCCCGCCGGCCACCTGGAGCGCAGGAACGGCGAGCACTGGGCCGGCGTGCTCTACATGCGCAGGCTCTCTCTCCGCGTCACCTGGCTGTTGACCAGGACGTCGGTCACGCCCAACCAGCTGACCTGGGTGATGACGGCGGCCGGCGTCGCGGCGGGTGTGGCGCTCGCGCTGCCCGGGCTGTGGGCCGCCGTGGGCGCCGCCCTGCTCGTCCAGGTCTACCTGCTCCTCGACTGCTCCGACGGCGAGCTGGCCCGCTGGACCGGCAAGACCTCGCTGACCGGCGTCTATCTCGACAGGGTCGGCGCCTACTTCACCGAGGCCGCGCTGCTGGCGGGCCTCGGCTGGAGGGCGTCGAGCGTCCTGCCCGACTGGTACACCGTGCT
This window of the Nonomuraea africana genome carries:
- a CDS encoding STAS domain-containing protein, whose translation is MVVRSWTDGRFALVQAVGDLDLAAVPRLREELDRVLAPMRGPQLAIDLTEVPFCDSVGLGLLVSTLTRIKDLHGRLILVVGPGMIHHLLAITNLDRHFELSDSVDGARQALAA
- a CDS encoding LCP family protein, which translates into the protein MEEDDAAVAVGGDAPGSVRLAGRRPPRKPGRGARARRRNLILAGSMSALVLAGTGWVWATPQKIGSVDAGLGGTEQAPSGPMNILLVGVDKRDDLTRKEQNRLKLGRETGERTDTMMLIHLSADHRKVTVVSLPRDTWTTIPGKGQHKINSAYQFGGAKLARQTVQQATGLPITRYIEVNVLGFVNVVDRLGGVTVCTPVPINDPKTGLNLAAGTHQLDGARALGYARTRATARSDLDRIDRQQQVISAMLSKALSNPANLISFVNSSLATIKVDPDDGLVPLVEQLKDVSLDDVKFASVPLTDVDFKTPTGESAVLWDKERAADLFRRIGADQDLAKPAPKPSVLPTQSVRSVPPDQIKVKVLNGTLITGLGARTKAGLLAAGFKVPGVPGNTTRKDFAKTVVRYGEGMENAAKTVAAAIPGAELKQTGVDGIEVVVGQDQPKVRKPKSAATPSASPSPQITPTTRTASQNICKKAG
- a CDS encoding glycosyltransferase family 2 protein, yielding MKQFPDSPAQPAFPQTRAWPAISVVMPILNEERHLREAVDQILAQAYPGPIEVVLAVGPSRDRTQEVADAIAAADPRVTVVANPTGRTPNALNAAIGASRHEIIARVDGHAMLPDDYLRVAVETLEETGADNVGGVMAAEGVTAFEQAVARAMTSKIGVGSAAFHVGGTAGPADTVYLGVFRRSALKRVGGYDEHFQRAQDWEMNHRIRESGGLVWFQPRMRVTYRPRPNLRALAKQYFHYGRWRRVVARTHEGTINLRYLAPPAVVVAIVAGLLVSPFFPLALIVPGGYMLAITGGSVLTGSGLPARARFALPFVYATMHLSWGWGFLTSPRKLSRPQR
- a CDS encoding bifunctional cytidylyltransferase/SDR family oxidoreductase, whose translation is MESRLRTVGVLLAGGVGRRVGLGTPKQLIRIAGRSIIEHTLALFDAAPEIDEIVVLMTPGFTAEVAELVAARGFGKVSQVLEGGATRSETTWRALRALGSDECDVLLHDAVRPLLEPRIITECVEALKEARAVEVAIPSSDTIVVTAPGPGGEVVQEIPDRARLRRVQTPQGFRLSVIREAYERAFADPDFARRPATDDCGVVLRYLPEVPIVIVPGSERNIKVTHPVDVHIADALFQLAASTAPAASPAARREAFDGRSVVVFGDAAGIGAAVAELARGHGAVVRSFSRSVDGVRVEDPASVAKALAEVGRVDHVVYAAEAPHAGRLAEVSEAAVADVVNVNVLGPVTVARAAHPYLRETGGGLLFYAAPGPGSGGHGLHSATRAAVAELTRALADEWAGEGIRANCVSPRRPGSPVVAATTSVDLLASGLTGQVVDVLATTSDPAP
- a CDS encoding CDP-alcohol phosphatidyltransferase family protein, giving the protein MPESTTTTREGLTAAAVVLATTPAARLSCADGTLLDRINDQLLMLPVRDVHVVPQGGGLGADLRGVAKIARISTGPVVLLPADLIAHTEALAVLVEHPSRNTGALVSTDATVGPLRPPVRIARGRVLAAGSSYHVVPEANATFRGVLQVGEADLGTLADIADELAELADTGRLGPVTPIEAIDLLLVGLVRSGVSVRAARLGPLHADRVTAQSAADLAVTRLSDVDEAKVRLDSAVKADDGFFTTFFVSSWSPHLVRLAAKLKLTPNAVTGISVALAVLAAVWFSEGTRGAQILGAALLLLSFVLDCVDGQLARYTRTFSRLGAWVDAMADRLKEYVVYVGLALGYSAGLDAGNGGPEGIWRLAVAAMILQMLRHMVDFSFKGGMSDARRVGAAWARPPRSLLESVDVGRVAVPRQGVLGLAQRLEREKLTRWVKKAVVLPIGERMALIALTAALFNAKVTFMALLAWGGLALLYQLVGRIARSTA
- a CDS encoding DUF5941 domain-containing protein, which gives rise to MISVHMVPVPRSTVVAYRDDGPLSRGMGALVAGQLPPLPPAIAGAFVTGILLLVGVGGTDGLAVFAPAVTLLLAGPGSSHPHDGRLDWLVPPILRMTEYVFVAAVCFGHDLHPVLIFALLGAMAFHHYDLVYRIRQRVYPPPLLATAGLGWDGRMLAVAVGVIIGQMTAMCVLLAVYLWCLFGWESLTCWLAAPRSGVDAAEMGTPD
- a CDS encoding IS5 family transposase: MAEQRPYPSDLSDARWALIEPVLSAWRADRRGTGLDIGRPCEHDLRAILNAILYVDRTGIPWRYLPHEYPPWQTVYGYFAHWQKDGVFTQLTGLLRRLVRTAEGRDPEPSACIIDAQSVKTSANAPAASQGYDAGKKIAGRKRSIVTDTLGLLLAVLVTAAGVSDGAAGLPLLTQVAEDHPTITKAWADSAYRTKVIEGGAALGIDVEVVRRDPATRGFTALPRRWVAERTLGWLMLHRRLVRDYEALPARSEAMIHIAMIDLMTRRLARESTPTWRGT
- a CDS encoding sugar phosphate nucleotidyltransferase is translated as MLGMVLAAGAGRRLRPYTDTLPKALVPVDGETTIMDISLRNLAAVDLRDVVIVVGYAAQAVHERKADFERRYGVKIELVHNDKAEEWNNAYSLWCARDHFAQGALLVNGDTVHPVSVEETLLSAPATSDILLAVDDVKTLADEEMKVTLRDGSLQRITKLMDPADAYGEYIGATLIRPGAAQKLADALQATFERDPQLYYEDGYQELVERGEQIHVAPIGKVEWVEVDNHDDLNKARDIAARY
- a CDS encoding iron-containing alcohol dehydrogenase family protein, encoding MLPAPLTMEVRRGAVAQLGALLADSRVATSGRVAVAVGPGQGDHIEGLIALTLSEAEVFRVADGSVDAAVSLGADLRKGAYEVVVGVGGGRTIDATKYAASLAGIPMVAVATNLSHDGICSPTASLVYEGGKGSFGVPMPLAILVDLDFVHTAPDALVRSGVGDVVSNLSAIEDWQLANVERGEPIDGLACSMARTSAEALIGRRDSIESDAFLTVLAESLILSGMSMVIAGSSRPSSGGDHEILHAVDQLFPGTSNHGELAGIGAAFCFFLREDEARLAQVVDCLRQHQLPVTPGDIGLSVEQFTEAVMLAPSTRPGRYTILEHLRLSESEVRDRVESYVRAFGS
- a CDS encoding CDP-alcohol phosphatidyltransferase family protein; the encoded protein is MSGPSVAELRAVAQPAGHLERRNGEHWAGVLYMRRLSLRVTWLLTRTSVTPNQLTWVMTAAGVAAGVALALPGLWAAVGAALLVQVYLLLDCSDGELARWTGKTSLTGVYLDRVGAYFTEAALLAGLGWRASSVLPDWYTVLGFAAALGAILIKAETDLVDVARAKGGLQAATEASAGQLRSGLLGLGRRVLGATKFHRIVQPIELSLLALVAAVIDLALGDLTASKVLVVACVAAAGLQMILHLVSILASRRLA